A single window of Oreochromis aureus strain Israel breed Guangdong linkage group 5, ZZ_aureus, whole genome shotgun sequence DNA harbors:
- the LOC116330149 gene encoding interferon-induced GTP-binding protein Mx-like, producing MNSLNQQYEEKVRPCIDLIDKLRSLGVEKDLALPAIAVIGDQSSGKSSVLEALSGVALPRGVGIVTRCPLELKMTRKKKGEGWYGKISYRDYNEELKKPSLVEKKIREAQDKLVGNGTGISSDLISLEIASPDVPDLTLIDLPGITRVAVSGQSEDIGEQIKRLIQNNIRKQETISLVVVPCNVDIATTEALRMAQQVDPEGERTLGILTKPDLVDKGTEENVVKIVHNEVIPLKKGYMVVKCRGQKEITEKVSLSEALKNEEAFFKEHAHFQTLFDEGQATVPKLAEKLTLELVHHIQKSLPRLDEQIQKKLKQTRANLDKLSNGPPSDAIERLGFLIDRVSAFTQDAISLTKGEELKCGHKSSIFSILRAQFAVWREAIETSGTNFNWNIQREVSQYERKYRGRELPGFINYKTFEAMIQEQIKQLEEPAVQKLKDVSELVKKELFELAQSSLVGFPNLIRTAMLKIEDIRTKREAEAEAILRMQFQMELIVYTQDTTYSKMLAKRKREDEQEAVNSFVSLAKSQSKTVNNNSSGATLKEMLKHLKSYYQIAGQRLADQIPLVIRYQMLQQFANQLQREMLQMLQDKERKESLLQEDIGTKTQREQLQKGLKRLSNGHLLLTEFSMNTFNFSSAQGQSFEPDF from the exons GTATTGTGACAAGATGTCCACTAGAACTGAAGATgacgagaaagaaaaaaggagagggGTGGTATGGAAAGATAAGCTACCGTGACTATAACGAAGAGCTAAAAAAGCCTTCACTTGTGGAGAAAAAGATTCGAGAAG cacaagataaactGGTGGGAAATGGGACTGGGATCAGCAGTGACCTCATCAGTCTGGAGATTGCTTCCCCTGATGTCCCAGATCTGACACTCATCGACCTGCCTGGCATCACCAGGGTGGCTGTCAGTGGACAATCAGAGGACATTGGTGAACAG ATAAAACGACTGATCCAGAATAACATCAGAAAACAAGAAACCATCAGCTTGGTGGTTGTTCCATGCAACGTGGACATTGCAACCACAGAGGCTTTGAGGATGGCACAGCAGGTGGATCCTGAAGGAGAGAGGACTTTGG GTATCTTGACTAAACCTGACCTGGTGGACAAAGGCACAGAAGAGAACGTGGTTAAAATTGTCCATAATGAAGTCATCCCCTTGAAGAAGGGCTACATGGTGGTCAAATGCAGGGGTCAGAAGGAGATCACAGAGAAGGTGTCACTTTCTGAAGCACTAAAAAATGAGGAAGCCTTCTTCAAAGAGCACGCCCATTTCCA GACTCTCTTTGATGAGGGTCAGGCCACTGTTCCTAAACTGGCAGAAAAACTCACTCTTGAACTGGTGCATCATATTCAG AAATCTCTGCCACGGCTTGATGAGCAGATACAAAAGAAACTTAAACAAACTCGGGCAAACCTGGACAAATTAAGCAATGGACCCCCATCTGATGCAATTGAGAGACTTGGTTTCCTCATTGAT AGAGTGTCAGCATTCACACAGGATGCTATCAGTCTCACCAAAGGTGAAGAATTAAAATGTGGACACAAGTCCAGCATCTTTTCCATACTGAGAGCTCAGTTTGCAGTATGGAGGGAAGCCATAGAGACCTCTGGAACAAATT TCAACTGGAATATTCAGAGAGAGGTTTCTCAATATGAACGAAAGTACCGTGGAAGAGAGCTCCCAGGGTTTATCAACTACAAGACATTTGAGGCCATGATCCAGGAGCAGATCAAACAGCTGGAGGAGCCTGCTGTCCAGAAACTCAAAGATGTGTCAG agCTTGTGAAGAAGGAGCTCTTTGAGTTGGCACAGAGCAGCCTGGTTGGCTTTCCTAACCTCATCAGAACAGCAATG CTGAAGATTGAAGACATCAGAACTAAACGGGAAGCTGAAGCAGAGGCCATACTGAGGATGCAGTTTCAGATGGAGCTGATCGTTTACACTCAGGACACAACATACAGCAAGATGTTAGCAAAGAGGAAGAGGGAAGACGAACAGGAGGCTGTAAATTCCTTTGTCTCATTGGCAAAAAGCCAAAGCAAAACTGTGAACAATAATAGCAGTGGGGCCACCCTGAAAGAGATGCTGAAACACCTTAAATCCTATTACCAA ATTGCTGGTCAGCGTCTTGCCGACCAGATCCCCCTGGTGATCCGCTATCAGATGCTGCAGCAGTTTGCCaaccagctgcagagggagatGCTGCAGATGCTTCAGGATAAGGAGAGAAAAGAGTCCCTGCTTCAAGAGGACATTGGCACAAAAACTCAAAGGGAACAACTTCAGAAGGGCCTTAAACGCCTCTCAAACGGCCACCTTTTGTTGACTGAGTTTAGTATGAACACATTCAACTTCAGCTCAGCACAAGGGCAAAGCTTCGAACCAGATTTCTAA